GGTGCTGACGGAGGAGCGGGCCGGCGCGGTCCGGGAGTTGCTCGCGGGGGCGGCCCGGGTGGACGGGCGGGAGGCGGTGTCGGAGGCGGGGCGGCTGCGGGTGAAGGCGGACAGTCCGCGGGAGGGTGTGCGGCACCTGGTGCAGTCGGTCGGCCAGGAGGTCGTGGGGTACGCACAGGTCGAGGGGGTGCGGCCGGCGACGGTCGAGCTGACGGTGGCTCCGGACGCGCGCGGGCGCGGGCTCGGCGGTGCGCTGGTGCGGGCGGTGCTGGACGGGGCGGACGGGACGCTGGACTTCTGGGCGCACGGGGGGCTGCCGGCGGCCCGGCACCTGGCGCAGGTGCACGGGGCGGCGCTGGTGCGGGAACTGCGGCAGATGCGGCGCACGGCGGCGGCGCCGGACGCGGTGGCGCTGCCGGCGGGCGTGGAGCTGCGGACCTTCGAGCCGGGACGGGACGAGGAGGCGTGGCTGGCGTTGAACGCGCTGGCGTTCTCGCACCACCCGGAGCAGGGGTCGTGGACGGGGCGGGACCTGGCGGATCGGATCGCGGAGCCGTGGTTCGACCCGAAGGGGTTCTTCCTGGCGGAGCGGGACGGGCGGCTGGTCGGGTTCCACTGGACCAAGGTGCAGCCGGACGGGCTGGGCGAGGTGTACGTGGTGGGGGTGGACCCGGCGGAGCAGGGTAATGGTCTGGGGAAGGCGTTGACGGCGGCGGGTCTGCGGTACCTGATCCTGGAGCGCGGGCTGCCGACGGTGATGCTGTACGTGGACGCGGACAACGGCGCGGCCGTCCGGGTGTACGAGCGGCTGGGTTTCGCCGTCCACGAGGTGGACCTGATGTACCGGTGGGTGCCGACGGCGGGGCGCTGAGCCGGCGGGACGCGGCGGGTTGCGGGCGGAAGGGAGCGTCCGGTAGCAGCCACAGGGGTGACGGACTCAGCTTTCCTCCTGGCCATGCGGTGTTTACCGTGGATTCAATTGACGCCGCGAAGATCACAGAATGTCGGCCGTATTGCCCCGTCCGCGTCACCGCTCCACCCACCGCCCGGCCGGGCGGGTTCCGGCTTCGCCGGGCGGGTGGACGTGGGTCGACGAGGACGAGTCG
The DNA window shown above is from Streptomyces sp. TLI_171 and carries:
- the mshD gene encoding mycothiol synthase gives rise to the protein MRTSENTSGAGRVESVEVLTEERAGAVRELLAGAARVDGREAVSEAGRLRVKADSPREGVRHLVQSVGQEVVGYAQVEGVRPATVELTVAPDARGRGLGGALVRAVLDGADGTLDFWAHGGLPAARHLAQVHGAALVRELRQMRRTAAAPDAVALPAGVELRTFEPGRDEEAWLALNALAFSHHPEQGSWTGRDLADRIAEPWFDPKGFFLAERDGRLVGFHWTKVQPDGLGEVYVVGVDPAEQGNGLGKALTAAGLRYLILERGLPTVMLYVDADNGAAVRVYERLGFAVHEVDLMYRWVPTAGR